In Plasmodium malariae genome assembly, chromosome: 11, the following proteins share a genomic window:
- the PmUG01_11037700 gene encoding conserved Plasmodium protein, unknown function → MHTFISQINKNNFQGTINKFKSNNDDMKNKKKDLESAIKEKINNNGNGQINGNGDGQINGSGDGQINGSGDGQINGSGDGQINGNGNIQINNNGDGQINGNGNIQINNNGDGQINNNGDGQINGNRNGRTNEQIYLSNEIKKKNSCKAHSERKKHHNSKHKFSKNYFKCRSESFSKNEKSIIHTIFQSEKMVLKDEAILSNKHDINMSNMDNSEDTYKSESYEKFFEIDNEAKHELSEHVRRLVGCRSESNQYVRDAEKRSETDKYSDLSNKKRKKKKRSIRKKKLKKSKITDHDEYDEDQNFNKLKTFYKGAHDVTTHYITKMFNKKISFEKNMVEYDNILSKHGEDLIKKFDIFEEEESLCSSEIGNDFVDNICEYFTYLMFLTLKT, encoded by the exons ATGCATACATTTATTTCACaaatcaataaaaataattttcagggaacaataaataaatttaaaagtaataacgacgatatgaaaaataaaaaaaaagatttagaAAGCGcaataaaagagaaaataaacaaCAATGGAAATGGACAAATAAACGGCAATGGAGATGGACAAATAAACGGCAGTGGAGATGGACAAATAAACGGCAGTGGAGATGGACAAATAAACGGCAGTGGAGATGGACAAATAAATGGCAATGggaatatacaaataaataacaatgGAGATGGACAAATAAATGGCAATGggaatatacaaataaataacaatgGAGATGgacaaataaataacaatgGAGATGGACAAATAAACGGCAATAGAAATGGACGAACGAACgaacaaatttatttaagcaatgaaataaaaaaaaaaaattcctgtAAGGCACATTCTGAAAGAAAAAAGCACCACAACAGTAAACACAAATTCTCAAAAAATTACTTTAAATGTAGGTCAGAATCGTTTtcgaaaaatgaaaaaagtattatacatacaatcTTCCAAAGTGAAAAAATGGTGTTAAAAGATGAAGCTATATTATCAAATAAAcatgatataaatatgtcAAATATGGATAATTCAGAAGACACGTATAAATCTGAATCCTACGAGAAATTTTTCGAAATAGATAATGAAGCAAAACATGAATTGTCAGAACATGTTAGAAGATTAGTAGGCTGTAGAAGTGAATCAAATCAATATGTTAGAGATGCTGAAAAACGTTCTGAAACTGACAAATACAGTGATTTGtccaataaaaaaagaaaaaaaaaaaaaaggtcaataagaaaaaaaaaattaaaaaaaagtaaaataactGACCATGATGAGTATGATGAAGatcaaaattttaataaattgaaaacattttataaagGAGCGCATGATGTTACTACTcattatataacaaaaatgttCAACAAGAAAATAtcctttgaaaaaaatatggtgGAATATGATAACATATTGTCTAAACATGGTGAAGAtctcattaaaaaatttgacaTCTTCGAGGAAGAGGAATCTCTTTGCTCCTCCGAGATAG GGAATGATTTTGTGGATAACATATGTGAGTACTTTACC
- the PmUG01_11037900 gene encoding conserved Plasmodium protein, unknown function, with translation MAKVSIKDYGSMCQWFKKLSTKKVMPLLPEKKDERLKKFTNFSLYHIMEKYEFVPNFLLHTEYMYPILYDNPEVLRQSYFNHYKFSNTPNGKKDIPTNRDDPVIQNKPTSQLEEGGKNMEQEKEKNTDKENEKEREKENRRMEQHSKQIK, from the coding sequence ATGGCGAAGGTTAGTATAAAAGACTACGGAAGCATGTGTCAGTGGTTTAAAAAGCTGAGCACGAAAAAAGTTATGCCGTTACTACCAGAAAAAAAGGATGAGAGATTAAAAAAGTTtacaaatttttctttatatcatataatgGAAAAGTATGAATTTGTGCctaattttcttttacatACTGAATACATGTATCCAATATTATATGATAACCCTGAAGTTTTAAGACAGTCCTACTTCAATCATTATAAGTTTTCTAATACACCTAATGGAAAGAAGGATATACCAACGAACAGAGATGATCCTGTAATACAAAATAAGCCAACATCACAATTAGAGGAAGGGGGGAAGAATATGGAGCAGGAAAAGGAGAAGAATACGGATAAAGAGAATGAGAAAGAGAGAGAGAAAGAAAACCGAAGAATGGAACAACATAgcaaacaaattaaataa
- the PmUG01_11038000 gene encoding poly(A) polymerase PAP, putative, translated as MQTVYKSENLVESSNFLLRSHESIEDLIELREIKEENEENYLNYNIEGALNKCIEDKKSVLFLNRREIITNTDSINENKKYDYGVSDPISLNSPTEEDLKKGNDVLELLKSYNLFETEYALKKREKVLGMINKLFHEFVIEISINQGINEDEAKHIHGNLYTFGSYRLGVITPKSDIDCIFLAPQNITRQIFFNEFYLKLQQDRNVRKLQALPETYTPIIQFIYDDVDIDLLLATLPYRTLKDCQYTLDNDYILKNLDEVTVRSLNGIRVADIILSSVPNKENFRNTLRFIKLWAKSRGIYSNILGFLGGISWALLTAKVCQLYPNYNISQLITKFFRVYSIWNWKYPVLIQNIKMYNVDGLKNFPVWNPEKNIKDKLHVMPIITPAFPCMNSTHNVTYCTRSILIEEFKRAHSIITYMEQNPGKDLSSFMNQVNSMSNVNDMYNNNNEMIKGGTPTVTATSSGSTSVWANILEPLNLFSSYKHFLHIQIMGTDEAIYNLWKGWIESKIRLLFKKLETINELKIRPYPKFYTYKKDKIYHSSSFFIALLFFFKNTYYDNTHYPNKTTANGGNITLNLSYAIRDFIEIVLNWPQKTKYPNSYKINISYQKRSQVLEFLSSTSNTDGEQDISSKKREKEKILNELDTIDNNNRISSSSNNNNMEISNEHCRGEEETIVDEEEMYNRLIN; from the coding sequence ATGCAAACTGTGTATAAGAGTGAGAATTTAGTTGAGAGCAGCAACTTTTTACTGCGGAGCCATGAGTCGATAGAGGACTTGATAGAATtaagagaaataaaagaagagaatgaagaaaattacttaaattaCAATATAGAAGGGgcattaaataaatgtatagaagataaaaagagcgtattatttctaaatagAAGAGAGATTATTACTAATACAGATtccataaatgaaaataaaaaatatgattatgGTGTATCTGATCCTATATCATTAAATAGTCCAACAGAAGaggatttaaaaaaaggaaatgatgtattagaattattaaaaagttataatttatttgaaacagaatatgcattaaaaaagagagaaaaagTATTAGGtatgataaataaattatttcatgAATTTGTAATAGAGATATCAATTAATCAAGGAATAAATGAAGATGAAGCAAAACATATACATGGTAATTTGTACACATTTGGTTCCTACAGATTGGGTGTGATAACACCGAAAAGTGATATTGATTGTATTTTTCTAGCACCTCAAAATATAACAagacaaatattttttaatgaattttatttaaaattacaacAAGATAGGAATGTACGAAAATTGCAAGCATTACCAGAAACATATACCCCTATAattcaatttatatatgatgatGTTGATATTGATTTATTACTAGCCACATTACCATATAGAACCTTAAAAGATTGTCAGTATACGTTAGataatgattatatattaaaaaatttagatgAAGTAACAGTCAGATCACTGAACGGTATAAGAGTAGCAGATATTATACTAAGTTCTGTACCTAATAAAGAGAATTTTAGAAATACATTAaggtttataaaattatgggCAAAAAGTAGAGgtatatatagtaatatcCTAGGATTTTTAGGAGGAATATCATGGGCATTGTTAACAGCAAAAGTATGTCAACTTTAtccaaattataatataagcCAACTAATTACCAAATTTTTTAGAGTCTATTCTATATGGAATTGGAAATATCCTGTtcttatacaaaatataaagatgTATAATGTGGATGGTTTGAAAAATTTCCCTGTATGGAATCCTGAGAAAAATATCAAAGATAAATTGCACGTAATGCCAATTATTACTCCTGCCTTTCCTTGTATGAATTCCACTCATAATGTTACGTATTGTACTAGAAGTATTTTAATAGAGGAGTTTAAACGTGCTCATTCGATAATAACTTATATGGAACAGAACCCAGGGAAGGACCTATCATCTTTCATGAATCAGGTGAACAGTATGAGTAATGTTAAtgatatgtataataataataacgaaATGATAAAGGGTGGTACACCCACCGTTACAGCTACTTCTAGTGGGAGTACCAGTGTTTGGGCAAACATCTTAGAACCgctaaatttattttcatcatataaGCATTTcttacatatacaaattatgGGAACGGATGAGGccatttataatttatggaAAGGATGGATTGAGAGTAAAATTcgattattatttaaaaagctAGAAACTATTAATGAACTAAAAATTAGACCATATCctaaattttatacatataaaaaggataaaatttACCATTCCTCTTCGTTTTTTATTgctcttcttttctttttcaaaaataccTATTATGATAACACTCATTATCCTAATAAAACTACTGCTAATGGTGGAAACATTACACTTAATCTATCTTACGCAATAAGAGATTTTATAGAAATTGTTTTGAATTGGCCACAAAAGACCAAATACCCGAActcatataaaattaatataagttACCAAAAAAGATCACAGGTTCTAGAATTTTTATCAAGTACATCTAACACGGACGGTGAGCAGGACATCAGCAGTAAAAAGcgtgaaaaagaaaaaattttaaatgaactAGATACTAtcgataataataatagaatcAGTAGTtccagtaataataataatatggaaATCTCTAACGAACACTGTCGCGGTGAGGAGGAAACCATAGTGGACGAAGAAGAAATGTACAATCGTTTGATTAATTAG
- the PmUG01_11038100 gene encoding conserved Plasmodium protein, unknown function, translated as MKLKFLVSDGILKREKKKKMCNFMVLCNNLCLLKNYNGCNKKIFSDKEKWNNMLSFKKGYKNCSDSSFIGNNIYVDNSKRKNLHNRKANFINFAGISKRNRSEQGKGRSSFLVNDNLFYSHIIYKLVQKKNKKDQNYISNDFFYHLNKFHLHFVNNYFNEFYLRFTKTSKIFFVVLFSLSIFLTCFLITSSNYLEYNIILKYHIKFLSLLFSFFSSYYLGLQVTNYYFTNNAYYLYTFYFLVSSIFSIFMADYDIWASYYFLNLNFLFFLAINYYNMFLNRLPSYLFKNVNRVIYFSLLSSYLAVNKGKYIENNIEILRDENVDISFFKLFKIIPYIF; from the coding sequence atgaaattgaaGTTTCTAGTAAGTGATGGcattttaaaaagagaaaaaaaaaaaaaaatgtgtaattTTATGGTGctatgtaataatttatgcttgttaaaaaattacaatggATGTAATAAGAAGATATTTTctgataaagaaaaatggaataacatgttaagttttaaaaaaggttataaaaattgttctGACAGTAGCTTCATCGGAAACAACATATATGTTGACAACTcaaaaagaaagaatttacataatagaaaggcaaattttattaatttcgCAGGTATTAGTAAGAGGAACAGAAGTGAACAAGGAAAAGGAAGATCATCATTTTTAGTAAATgacaatttattttatagtcatataatttataaattggttcaaaaaaaaaataaaaaggatcagaattatatttctaaCGATTTCTTCTACCacttaaataaatttcacCTACATTTTGTgaacaattattttaatgaattttacTTAAGATTTACCAAGACATccaaaatatttttcgttGTGTTATTTAGCTTGTCCATATTCTTAAcatgttttttaataacatctTCCAATTATTTagaatataacataatactCAAGTATCATATAAAGTTTCTTTCTTtgcttttttcctttttttcatcatattaCTTAGGATTACAAGTTACCAATTACTATTTTACGAATAACgcttattatttgtatactttttattttttggttagttcaattttttccatttttatggCGGATTATGATATATGGGCATCCTATTACTTtcttaatttaaattttttattttttctagctattaattattataatatgtttttaaatagGTTGCCaagttatttatttaaaaatgtgaacAGAGTAATTTACTTTTCCCTTTTGTCAAGTTATTTAGCAGTAaacaaaggaaaatatattgaaaacaATATTGAAATATTACGAGATGAAAATGTGGATATAAGTTTTTTCAAAttgtttaaaataattcCGTACATCTTTTAA
- the PmUG01_11038200 gene encoding conserved Plasmodium protein, unknown function, which translates to MTVATILILLIFNFFKISCLNISYDDENNSYHRCHYMNIFKEPIFYNCYIFKYTNNFNKNECCQLYRKQRIEDKKAQLYSLQEILKNTLSEEDLKDIQNLFPMINDKVLSVNDNKNFLSLGNKNRNINDIDDLLIEFNNRYFNLKDIRVNILNNNNNSNKIIKNYDSYFNYVKEETNFLKKKDELLQNSPFYSKTCFKSIHGEKCIKKNSKDIEETKNLDIDEDLDYELLEAHRGGDEYLTNGHNEGDGYNENDHYNNSSNSNHQNTENYEKGRSGRNSKNNNKQYNEYDSFDDSSKSSPTSFYSMSKNFALVNVLSQNPRKIVQKYVEFKEHLSDSKEKLTNFFDKEYYNTTQTLSAVLADDIKKAVEDSEDHEEDSNNNNNKNANNTNKGLFSSFFDDLVSVFYFPKRNIEL; encoded by the coding sequence ATGACAGTGGCAACGATactcattttattaatttttaatttttttaaaataagctGTTTGAATATCAGCTATGATGATGAAAACAATAGTTATCATAGGTGTCATTACATGAACATTTTTAAGGAGcccatattttataactgttatatatttaagtatacaaacaattttaacaaaaatgaatGTTGCCAATTATATAGAAAACAAAGAATAGAAGACAAAAAAGCTCAGTTATATTCACTACAAGAAATACTAAAGAATACATTAAGTGAAGAAGATTTAAAAGATATTCAAAATCTTTTTCCTATGATCAATGATAAAGTGTTATCAGTAAATGACAACAAGAATTTTTTGTCACttggtaataaaaatagaaatataaacGATATAGATGATTTGTTAATTGAATTTAACAATAGATATTTTAACTTAAAAGATATTagagtaaatatattaaacaataataataatagtaacaaaataattaaaaattatgatagttattttaattatgtaaagGAAGAAAccaattttttgaaaaaaaaagatgagcTTTTACAAAATAGTCCTTTTTATAGTAAAACATGTTTTAAATCAATTCATGGAGAAAagtgtattaaaaaaaacagtaaAGACATTGAAGAAACAAAGAATTTAGACATTGATGAAGATTTAGATTATGAACTATTAGAAGCACATAGGGGTGGAGATGAATATCTAACAAACGGTCACAACGAGGGGGATGGATATAACGAAAATGATCATTACAACAACAGTAGTAACAGTAATCATCAAAACACCGAAAACTATGAAAAAGGAAGATCAGGAAGAAACagtaagaataataataaacagtATAATGAATATGATAGCTTTGATGATAGTAGTAAATCATCTCCTACATCATTTTACAGTATGTCTAAAAATTTTGCTTTAGTTAATGTTCTCTCACAAAACCCAAGGAAAATAGTGCAAAAATATGTAGAATTTAAAGAACACTTATCTGACtcaaaggaaaaattaacgaatttttttgataagGAATATTATAACACAACCCAAACATTAAGCGCAGTATTAGCtgatgatataaaaaaggcCGTTGAGGATAGTGAAGACCATGAAGAGGattctaataataataataataaaaatgctaACAATACCAATAAAGGGTTGTTTTCCTCATTCTTTGACGACTTAGtttctgttttttattttccgaAAAGGAACATAGAGTTATAA
- the PmUG01_11038300 gene encoding DNA polymerase 1, putative has protein sequence MKLFPILIKNTKILRLNCRSVQNNSYISKNRNNYYYHSINYNYLFHMLNEKKDISEEIKALHSLLAILSKYKYNNTLNTCINNNDLVVLDSSECNITLDKWKRFIKIYLSWFPEINQDKYKSKCFSLPTNLTIHVVVPDGDANLWGILEQFDNYKFSKILGNINKKAEWSKGERIDDELTNDKLKKDEPANDERTDAERTNDERSNAERTNDDHNQKTTTYDKRQNGKSMCPSNQQRRAYLNARDTTFIIGETTTDKVNTGRGIQMMMSKMKKKDCKKQTYVTSNLQGINSNEDIISSSRKNISKKKKRKKEDMVSNYVINYSIKKDVNGAYSKIEDMKISQKSNRENPNDEYNFSKNYSPNYIYECKRERIFFFTVNLNELKNNEKLIQKLSECMHANFANTGEQEENSHDTIQPFLYVMYDYKTLVHVFKILNVELPIISNVFDIYIVSPLLQLVQRGEKLQNVFSAYLTGRMHEQVNQKVNDEINYKVSNELNEKVHDRVNETTYATNEFTRSVRQYFSYFSTMPPEFSDVLSGKYGIFGWGKYQKMKEEKSRKGNRERSNKRSDKVRVKQYTEWSNNNKCNGAKEVGVEVEADMEADVKAEVETAVGGVAASGAIVEETGKTSSLVKCAKKNKPSKEKENRLSFTPVHVEDLKNIKKIAFRNKRSIQDITKEDMICYCITRNCCLIDMFNYLISKFEVNKNLLNIYIKIEQSLILCISEIEKSGIFLNQRKIIEIQKNSENPQIYKNEIEELCECNVNLNSSKQVSSLIYKHLLNLVSNSQRVGMEEVITTGELVQREQVKSEGGNEYYDNENVDNVDQDSKSLSESKSLSESKSLSESKFLSEGKALNSSNNDKNDFYHGAKETYKNRNPVNNVISSEYANLNSSMVGKIKMSSLNNTINEMKRNKTLQTNNKMLKLIVDEIEKNMYIEKNKKEKIKKIINNVKLYRESKKLFQNYIENLPKYIQKNTNKIHCNFNQIGASTGRLSCDQPNLQNIHSRFRCAISLQGEGGMSGNGIDGHMMSKEERSSNRMSRDGINGGTRGQLHQEGSKTLSERHNAHENEEANERGNPLTMNHAQIYEKQNLITFDYKQMELFVMAYLSFDLHLLKLLNYSDVFVETAKVLFNTNEVTSELRRMTKTVIYGILYGQTENGLAKSLLISDNLASNLIDSFFNYFPNVYKFLQMQKVLVKNMNCVYTLIGRKRVIPPTLKNKFRISMNTPIQGCAADIMKFSLLSCFSILYHNIYKNRRLLKINNIDPLLITQNEKHLKTAKLILQVHDELLLETEQTSSNFIIQLLKPVLENSFYNLIHYTNTTDRLMLLFDYMHDNISIQTYIENFKIINNHNYKMTPSDSNVEFYNSSNNMNTVFRKFNFTLPVKVETGRYYKQSS, from the coding sequence atgaaattatttccCATTTTAATAAAGAACACTAAGATTTTGAGATTGAATTGTAGGAGTGTTCAGaataatagttatataagtaaaaacaggaataattattattatcattccataaattacaattatttGTTTCATATGTTAAATGAGAAAAAGGACATATCTGAAGAAATAAAAGCGTTACATTCCTTGCTTGCGATcttatcaaaatataaatataataacacaTTAAATACATGTATCAATAATAACGATTTAGTTGTATTAGATAGTAGTGAATGTAATATTACACTGGATAAATGGAAAaggtttataaaaatttatttaagttGGTTTCCTGAAATTAACCAAGACAAGTACAAGTCTAAGTGTTTTTCTTTACCTACAAACTTAACAATTCATGTGGTTGTGCCTGATGGAGATGCAAATCTTTGGGGTATATTAGAACAGTTTGATAACTACAAGTTTTCTAAAATTTTGggaaatataaacaaaaaggcGGAATGGAGTAAGGGGGAACGAATTGATGATGAACTAACGAAtgataaattaaagaaaGATGAGCCAGCGAACGATGAACGAACAGATGCTGAACGAACGAACGATGAACGATCAAATGCTGAACGAACGAACGATGATCATAATCAGAAGACAACTACCTATGACAAGCGGCAGAATGGGAAGTCCATGTGCCCAAGCAACCAACAAAGACGTGCATATCTTAACGCAAGAGATACAACATTTATCATTGGTGAGACAACGACTGACAAAGTCAATACAGGTAGAGGTATACAAATGATGAtgagtaaaatgaaaaaaaaagattgtAAAAAACAAACCTATGTAACAAGTAACCTACAAGGAATCAACTCTAATGAAGACATAATAAGCAGtagtagaaaaaatatatcaaaaaaaaaaaaaagaaaaaaagaggacATGGTAAgtaattatgtaataaattattccaTTAAAAAGGATGTAAATGGAGCTTATAGTAAAATAGAAGATATGAAAATTTCTCAAAAGAGTAATAGGGAAAACCCAAAtgatgaatataattttagcAAAAATTATAGTCCGAACTACATCTATGAGTGTAAGAGAGAGCGcatctttttctttactgTTAACCTGAACGAGCTGAAAAACAATGAAAAACTGATTCAAAAGCTAAGTGAGTGCATGCATGCAAATTTTGCAAATACGGGGGAACAAGAGGAAAATTCTCATGATACTATTCAGCCGTTCTTATACGTTATGTACGATTACAAAACGCTAGTACAcgtatttaaaattttaaatgttgaACTACCAATCATTAGTAACGTATTtgatatttatattgtaaGCCCACTACTGCAATTAGTTCAAAGAGgagaaaaattacaaaatgtGTTTAGTGCATATTTAACCGGAAGAATGCATGAACAAGTAAATCAGAAAGTGAATGacgaaataaattataaagtGAGTAACGAATTAAATGAGAAAGTGCATGACAGAGTAAACGAAACGACATATGCCACGAACGAATTCACAAGAAGTGTACGacaatatttttcttacttTTCAACAATGCCTCCAGAATTTTCGGACGTCCTTTCAGGAAAATATGGAATTTTTGGTTGGGggaaatatcaaaaaatgaaGGAAGAGAAAAGCAGAAAGGGGAATAGAGAACGTAGCAATAAAAGAAGTGATAAAGTAAGGGTGAAACAGTACACAGAATGGAGTAACAACAATAAATGCAATGGCGCTAAGGAGGTAGGTGTAGAAGTAGAAGCAGATATGGAAGCAGACGTAAAAGCAGAAGTGGAAACAGCCGTAGGAGGAGTTGCAGCTTCAGGTGCAATCGTAGAAGAAACAGGTAAAACCTCCTCCTTGGTTAAATGCGCAAAGAAGAATAAGCCgagtaaagaaaaagagaatcGCTTGAGCTTTACGCCAGTGCATGTGGAAGACTTAAAGAACATTAAAAAGATTGCATtcagaaataaaagaagtatACAAGATATAACCAAAGAGGACATGATATGCTATTGCATTACACGAAATTGTTGTCTGATTGATATGttcaattatttaataagcAAATTTGAAgtgaataaaaatttgttaaacatttatataaaaatagaacaatCGTTAATACTGTGTATTAGTGAGATTGAGAAAAGtggaatttttttaaaccagagaaaaataattgaaattcaaaaaaattccGAAAATCCacagatatataaaaacgaAATAGAAGAATTATGTGAGTGCAACGTAAACTTGAATTCGTCTAAGCAGGTTTCTTCGTTAATATACAAACATTTGCTTAATCTTGTCTCTAATAGTCAAAGAGTCGGCATGGAAGAAGTAATTACAACTGGTGAGCTTGTGCAACGTGAACAAGTGAAAAGTGAAGGAGGTAACGAATACTACGATAATGAAAATGTAGATAACGTTGACCAGGATAGTAAATCTTTGAGTGAAAGTAAATCTTTGAGTGAAAGTAAATCTTTGAGTGAAAGTAAATTTTTGAGTGAAGGTAAAGCTCTGAATTCCTCTAATAATGATAAGAATGATTTTTACCATGGGGCTAAggaaacatataaaaatagaaaccCGGTGAACAACGTCATAAGCAGTGAATATGCTAATCTGAACAGTAGCATGGTcgggaaaataaaaatgtctAGTCTTAATAATACGATAAacgaaatgaaaagaaataaaacccttcaaacaaataataaaatgttgaAACTTATTGTAgatgaaatagaaaaaaatatgtacatagaaaaaaataaaaaagaaaaaattaaaaaaattattaataatgtaaaattgtATAGAGAGtccaaaaaattatttcagaattatattgaaaatttgccgaaatatatacaaaaaaatacgaaCAAGATTCACTGCAATTTCAATCAGATAGGTGCATCAACTGGTAGGTTATCTTGTGATCAACCCAACCTGCAGAACATTCATTCGAGATTTCGCTGTGCTATATCGTTACAGGGAGAGGGGGGAATGAGTGGAAACGGGATAGATGGACACATGATGAGCAAGGAAGAGAGGAGTAGTAACCGGATGAGCAGGGATGGAATAAACGGAGGAACACGTGGACAACTGCACCAGGAAGGTTCCAAAACATTAAGCGAAAGGCACAATGCAcatgaaaatgaagaagCAAATGAAAGAGGAAACCCATTAACGATGAACCATGCACAAATTTacgaaaaacaaaatttgaTTACTTTTGACTATAAACAAATGGAATTGTTTGTTATGGCTTATCTAAGTTTTGATTTGCACCTATTGAAGCTGCTAAATTATAGTGATGTTTTTGTCGAAACAGCTAAAGTACTATTCAATACAAATGAAGTAACTAGCGAATTAAGGAGGATGACAAAAACAGTAATTTATGGAATATTATATGGTCAAACCGAAAATGGGTTAGCTAAAAGTTTATTAATAAGTGATAATTTAGCTAGTAACTTAATTGatagtttttttaattattttcccaatgtatataaatttctGCAAATGCAAAAGGTAttagttaaaaatatgaattgcGTTTATACATTAATTGGAAGAAAAAGAGTTATACCTCcaactttaaaaaataaatttagaaTTAGTATGAACACACCAATTCAAGGATGTGCAGCAgatattatgaaattttctttattatcttgtttttctattttatatcataatatttataaaaatagaaggttattaaaaattaataatattgacCCTTTATTAATTactcaaaatgaaaaacatcTAAAAACAGCAAAATTAATATTGCAAGTTCATgatgaattattattagaaaCTGAACAGACATCcagtaattttattatacaacTATTAAAACCTGTTTTagaaaattctttttataacttAATTCATTATACTAATACAACTGATAGACTAATGCTACTATTTGATTATATGCATGATAATATTtccatacaaacatacatagaaaattttaaaataataaataatcataattataaaatgacTCCCAGTGATTCTAATGTGGAATTCTATAATTCGtcaaataatatgaacacaGTCTTTCGAAAATTTAACTTTACCTTACCAGTTAAAGTGGAAACTGGCCGTTACTACAAGCAGTCCTCCTAA